A genomic region of Capra hircus breed San Clemente chromosome 19, ASM170441v1, whole genome shotgun sequence contains the following coding sequences:
- the C19H17orf100 gene encoding uncharacterized protein C17orf100 homolog, with protein MASPLRGKPSPARAESIRSEETATVSVETSSHRVETSYRHVRTSSRQVETTQRSSEGPSVSSSGKRLPRVLEVSSQHVETASQLTETASRHVRASSLRVETSVHRVESTPRREKPAARHNIQKAR; from the coding sequence ATGGCCTCACCCCTTCGGGGAAAGCCCTCTCCGGCCCGGGCGGAATCCATCCGCTCCGAGGAGACGGCGACGGTCAGCGTGGAGACCTCGTCCCACCGCGTGGAGACATCCTACCGTCACGTGAGGACATCTTCCCGGCAGGTGGAGACCACCCAGCGCAGCAGCGAGGGACCCTCCGTCTCCTCCTCTGGGAAGCGGCTCCCTCGAGTCCTCGAGGTGTCCTCCCAGCACGTGGAAACCGCCTCGCAGCTCACAGAGACGGCTTCCCGCCACGTCAGGGCCTCGTCCCTGCGGGTGGAGACGTCTGTGCACCGCGTGGAGAGCACGCCGCGGCGGGAGAAGCCAGCCGCCCGCCATAACATCCAAAAGGCCCGATGA